Proteins encoded in a region of the Chryseobacterium piperi genome:
- the istB gene encoding IS21-like element helper ATPase IstB, whose protein sequence is MNQATLEKMKHLKLHGMHRAFSTTMETGSISYTNDELIAYLIESEYDDRESRKVERLITTAKFRYRTFMEEITASSSRNIDKNTIGRLSSCDFISQKQNILITGSTGVGKSFIATAIGYKACTMGYKVMYFSINKLFSKLKMAKADGSYLKEIDRIEKQDLIILDDFGLQSLDNLKRQDFMEIIEDRHGKRSTIIASQLPVSAWHEVIAEQTIADAILDRMVHNSLRIDLKGESMRRKKADQKISSE, encoded by the coding sequence ATGAATCAGGCAACATTAGAAAAAATGAAACATTTAAAGCTCCACGGGATGCACAGGGCGTTTTCCACAACAATGGAAACAGGAAGTATCTCCTATACCAATGATGAACTTATAGCCTACTTGATTGAATCCGAGTATGACGACAGGGAAAGCAGAAAGGTAGAAAGATTGATTACCACAGCTAAGTTCAGATACAGGACATTTATGGAAGAGATTACGGCCTCTTCTTCCAGAAATATTGATAAGAATACTATTGGAAGATTATCTTCCTGCGATTTTATATCACAGAAACAGAATATTCTTATTACAGGCAGTACAGGAGTTGGAAAAAGTTTTATCGCAACTGCCATTGGATACAAAGCCTGTACAATGGGATATAAAGTCATGTACTTCAGCATCAACAAACTCTTCTCAAAGCTTAAGATGGCTAAGGCAGACGGATCTTACCTTAAAGAGATAGACCGAATAGAAAAGCAGGATCTTATTATCCTTGATGATTTTGGATTACAATCCCTGGATAATCTTAAACGTCAGGATTTTATGGAGATTATAGAAGACAGACACGGAAAACGTTCCACTATTATTGCTTCGCAACTGCCTGTAAGTGCCTGGCATGAAGTCATTGCGGAACAAACAATAGCCGATGCAATACTTGACAGAATGGTTCACAACTCCCTGAGAATAGACCTTAAAGGAGAATCGATGAGAAGAAAAAAAGCTGATCAGAAAATCAGCTCAGAGTAA
- a CDS encoding tetratricopeptide repeat protein, whose protein sequence is MNQHYLTALLAILLALSGVPNLSAQQDSSADVLYKQGLSYKNGTDGKNIDFAKAYDYFSQAAQLNYPQGVYSLAYMHFKGLSCQQDYVKAAGLFKQGALAGRDNSMYFLGLIYRNGYGIPANEDSAKYWLQKAADMGYKQAIEELKMQVGENSNVAAKALAAQIQNAALPANAILDHYVRIEHKLPGQSIITGDYNGYLLQYDWSGQNIVDSKSLNLHLADNNGILTGTWTEEGTDSVAVQASLEADSLRFSNTQYRRKDHYSPDTAILYNFNDIVLNLVQKNDSTVNSSDIDHLIPD, encoded by the coding sequence ATGAATCAACATTATCTCACTGCTTTACTGGCTATTTTATTAGCCCTATCGGGCGTGCCTAATCTTAGCGCCCAACAAGATAGTTCCGCTGATGTATTATATAAACAGGGACTTAGTTATAAAAATGGAACCGACGGTAAAAACATTGACTTCGCAAAAGCCTACGATTATTTTAGCCAAGCTGCACAACTAAATTATCCCCAAGGCGTTTACTCGCTAGCTTATATGCACTTTAAAGGTCTTAGTTGCCAGCAGGATTATGTCAAGGCAGCTGGCCTTTTTAAACAAGGTGCTCTTGCAGGTAGAGATAATAGTATGTACTTTCTTGGGCTTATTTACAGAAACGGCTACGGAATACCGGCTAATGAAGACAGTGCAAAATATTGGCTCCAAAAAGCTGCCGACATGGGTTATAAACAAGCGATAGAGGAGCTAAAGATGCAAGTGGGTGAAAATAGCAATGTTGCTGCCAAAGCCCTTGCTGCCCAAATCCAAAATGCTGCCTTACCAGCAAATGCCATACTTGATCACTATGTAAGAATAGAACACAAGTTACCTGGTCAATCCATTATTACGGGTGATTACAATGGTTATCTCTTGCAATACGACTGGAGTGGTCAGAACATTGTTGATAGTAAATCACTCAACCTCCACCTTGCAGATAATAATGGTATCTTAACAGGTACCTGGACAGAGGAAGGGACGGATAGCGTAGCAGTACAAGCGTCGCTTGAAGCCGATAGCCTTCGGTTTAGTAATACCCAATACCGACGCAAAGATCATTACAGTCCTGATACAGCGATACTATATAATTTTAATGATATTGTACTTAATTTGGTGCAAAAGAACGACAGTACTGTAAATTCCAGTGATATTGACCACCTAATTCCTGATTAA
- a CDS encoding helix-turn-helix domain-containing protein gives MTQIGQNIKVIRELKNLTQEYVAERLDMPVGNYSKIENGKTDITLSKLEKIAEVLQVDYQQILSLNPTQFFNNCITNGYNGINNHNMYASVKDKEIEAKNEQIKSLTLLLEKALKS, from the coding sequence ATGACCCAAATCGGCCAAAATATTAAAGTAATCCGGGAGCTCAAGAACCTCACACAGGAATATGTTGCTGAACGGCTGGATATGCCCGTAGGAAATTATTCCAAAATTGAGAATGGGAAGACAGATATTACGCTCTCTAAACTAGAAAAGATTGCTGAAGTGCTACAAGTAGATTACCAACAGATATTAAGCCTTAACCCAACTCAATTTTTTAATAATTGTATTACAAATGGTTATAATGGTATCAATAATCATAATATGTATGCTAGCGTAAAAGATAAGGAAATTGAAGCCAAGAATGAGCAGATTAAAAGTCTGACTTTGCTTTTGGAAAAGGCACTTAAAAGCTAG
- a CDS encoding FadR/GntR family transcriptional regulator, whose translation MAQIQKKTLAEEVAERLTEGILNGQYEIGEKLPTEPELMKIYGVGRSSIREAIKILSIKRILSVQQGVGTFVVSHNVQESLEAQMNKAEIEEVIEVRSLLESKIAARAALHHTKAELKTIKTYLDLRGQYAEENLALECYQADINFHVSIAEACGNKLLKEIYKIASGQVLGVFESSHKNSTDTFKASQKIHAELYDYIKSRDAESAAATALKIVQRQFYI comes from the coding sequence ATGGCACAAATACAAAAAAAAACATTAGCTGAAGAAGTTGCAGAAAGGCTTACGGAAGGAATACTTAATGGTCAATATGAGATTGGTGAAAAGCTCCCGACAGAGCCTGAGCTGATGAAGATCTATGGGGTGGGCCGCTCCAGTATCCGTGAAGCGATTAAAATATTATCGATTAAACGAATTTTGAGTGTACAACAGGGTGTCGGAACTTTTGTTGTATCTCATAATGTTCAGGAATCTCTGGAAGCCCAGATGAACAAAGCAGAAATAGAGGAAGTGATTGAAGTACGATCGCTCCTGGAATCAAAAATAGCTGCCAGAGCAGCTTTACACCATACAAAAGCTGAACTGAAAACAATCAAAACTTATCTGGACCTGAGAGGCCAATATGCTGAAGAAAATTTAGCCCTAGAGTGCTATCAGGCAGATATTAATTTTCATGTATCTATTGCTGAAGCATGTGGCAATAAGCTTTTGAAAGAAATTTATAAAATAGCGAGCGGGCAGGTCCTGGGGGTTTTTGAAAGCAGTCATAAGAATAGCACGGATACTTTTAAAGCTTCACAGAAAATACATGCAGAACTTTATGATTATATAAAAAGCAGAGATGCAGAGAGTGCAGCTGCTACCGCATTAAAGATTGTTCAAAGACAGTTTTACATATAA
- a CDS encoding MFS transporter, with protein MENIQTKTIDTTKIVYPILFMISFSHFLNDLIQSTIPSLYPILKGEFKLSFAQIGMITLVFQLTASILQPFVGIYTDKKPNPRSLAVGMTLSMAGLLLLAAAHQYYVILMAVALIGMGSSIFHPEASRVAQLASGGQKGLAQSIFQVGGNSGSAIGPLLVALIVLPLGQGYVGLFAIAAFIGIILLWRIGNWYAERLSIRKAAKHKDIVVNIQLSRKKVLFSITILLALVFSKYIYLASMTNYFTFFLIDKFHISVKDSQLYLFMFLAAVAIGTILGGKLGDKYGRKKIIWISILGAAPFTLCLPYLSLVWTIIFAVLIGLIIASAFSAILVYATDLMPDKIGLVAGLFFGFMFGMGGIGSAVLGALADDTSIEFVFRICAFLPLIGIITAFLPNIKANKKA; from the coding sequence ATGGAAAATATACAGACTAAAACAATTGACACGACTAAAATTGTTTATCCTATCCTGTTCATGATCAGCTTTTCCCATTTTCTGAATGACCTGATCCAATCTACAATTCCTTCACTCTATCCTATCTTAAAAGGAGAATTTAAATTATCATTTGCTCAGATCGGAATGATTACCTTGGTATTTCAGCTTACCGCTTCGATCTTACAGCCATTTGTAGGTATTTATACCGACAAGAAACCTAACCCCAGGTCACTTGCTGTAGGAATGACTTTATCCATGGCTGGCTTACTGCTTCTCGCAGCAGCGCATCAATACTATGTAATTCTTATGGCAGTGGCATTAATCGGAATGGGTTCTTCTATATTCCACCCTGAAGCTTCAAGGGTTGCACAGCTCGCCTCAGGAGGGCAAAAGGGATTAGCTCAATCTATTTTCCAGGTGGGTGGTAATTCCGGAAGCGCCATCGGGCCTTTACTGGTAGCACTCATTGTACTTCCTTTAGGACAAGGATATGTTGGATTGTTTGCAATAGCTGCCTTTATCGGAATTATTCTGTTATGGAGAATTGGGAACTGGTATGCAGAAAGGCTATCCATCAGGAAGGCAGCAAAGCATAAGGACATCGTGGTGAATATACAGCTTTCCCGAAAAAAGGTATTATTTTCCATCACCATTCTCCTGGCTTTAGTATTTTCTAAATACATTTATTTAGCATCGATGACGAATTATTTCACATTCTTTCTGATTGATAAATTCCACATTTCCGTAAAAGATTCACAGCTGTATTTATTTATGTTTCTTGCTGCTGTTGCCATAGGAACTATTCTAGGAGGAAAATTAGGTGACAAATACGGAAGAAAAAAAATCATCTGGATTTCTATTTTAGGAGCTGCACCGTTTACCCTATGTCTCCCTTATCTTTCACTGGTCTGGACCATTATATTTGCCGTTTTGATCGGGCTGATTATTGCTTCTGCATTTTCTGCCATATTAGTATACGCAACAGATCTTATGCCTGATAAAATCGGTCTAGTAGCCGGATTATTTTTCGGCTTTATGTTTGGAATGGGAGGAATTGGTTCCGCAGTATTAGGAGCATTAGCCGATGATACCAGTATAGAATTTGTATTCAGAATTTGTGCTTTTTTACCTTTGATAGGAATCATTACTGCATTCTTACCGAATATCAAAGCAAATAAGAAGGCGTAA
- a CDS encoding TonB-dependent receptor family protein, which translates to MRKTIFPLILLSFSSYSNAQDSIQASGQIHHLEEVIVSPDATVGSKFKAKNIAGSTYYISPKELKQFNYGDINRILQSVPGVTVVDEEGFGHRPNIGLRGTSPTNTAKITLMEDGVLIAPAPYTAPAAYYFPTVNRIQAFEILKGSSQIQYGPFTTGGAINMISTQIPDDFKGRIRLNYGSFNTRNAYMNVGDSGENFGYVVEYNNRASDGFKRIDHSSKKTGFEGSDYMAKFRINTNANAKVYQSLTLKAQYSKENADETYLGLTDTDFKNNYRRRYLASEADNIGTEHFQLMLTHFIKPAQNITITTKAYNNNFRRNWYKLNDVRYEGKNYSLKEILNDPLKNSAAYELLTGDMDGSDNSLRYRANNRKYNAKGIQTVANIKFNGQNTTHDLDVGIRYHKDSEDRFQWNDGYAIRNNNLYKTSSGAPGSQDNRVAETNAFAAHVLYNFGYKNLRITPGIRYENINIKNTNYGTSDLGRNGSDALRLSENKVDVFIPGISALYAFSKDLSVFSSLHKGFSPPGTSPGQKAEESLNFEVGTRGSIKGLSGEVIYFNNNYRNMLGSDANAAGGTGQGDLFNAGKASVSGLEVLLSYNPLFENSTTKLPISFSYTYTSTELKSNFSSRVEAWGNVSVGDEIPYIPKNQWAMSVGLEHKRLSIYVNSRYNGQFRTQAGQGAIPEQDLVKRFFVMDFATNYQISRRFTLSCNLLNVLNNKYAVSRVPSGLRPGLPFAANAGASFDF; encoded by the coding sequence ATGAGGAAGACTATATTTCCGCTTATCTTACTAAGTTTCTCATCGTATAGTAATGCACAAGATTCCATTCAGGCATCGGGTCAAATTCACCATTTGGAAGAAGTTATTGTATCACCTGACGCTACAGTAGGAAGTAAATTCAAAGCAAAGAATATAGCGGGATCCACCTACTATATTTCACCTAAAGAACTGAAACAATTTAATTACGGAGATATCAACAGAATTCTTCAATCTGTACCTGGCGTTACGGTAGTTGATGAAGAAGGCTTCGGACATCGTCCTAATATAGGACTGAGGGGAACAAGTCCTACCAATACGGCAAAAATCACTCTGATGGAAGACGGCGTATTAATTGCTCCAGCACCCTATACTGCTCCTGCAGCCTATTATTTCCCAACGGTAAATAGAATTCAAGCTTTTGAAATATTAAAGGGCAGCAGCCAGATCCAGTATGGCCCATTTACTACAGGTGGTGCCATCAATATGATTTCAACACAAATTCCTGATGATTTTAAAGGAAGAATACGACTGAATTATGGAAGCTTCAATACCAGAAATGCCTATATGAATGTTGGAGATTCCGGTGAAAACTTTGGATATGTGGTAGAATATAATAACCGCGCTTCTGATGGGTTTAAAAGAATTGATCATAGTTCTAAAAAAACAGGTTTTGAAGGAAGTGATTATATGGCAAAATTCAGAATCAATACGAATGCTAATGCCAAAGTATACCAATCTCTTACATTAAAAGCACAATATTCAAAGGAAAATGCCGACGAAACCTATCTGGGACTGACGGATACTGATTTTAAAAATAATTACAGAAGAAGGTATCTTGCATCAGAAGCGGATAATATCGGCACGGAACATTTTCAGCTCATGTTGACTCATTTCATTAAACCCGCTCAAAATATTACGATAACCACCAAAGCTTACAATAATAATTTCAGACGAAACTGGTACAAACTCAATGATGTCCGATATGAAGGAAAAAACTATTCTCTAAAAGAAATTCTGAATGATCCGCTTAAAAATAGTGCTGCCTATGAATTACTAACCGGCGACATGGATGGCAGTGACAACTCTCTTCGTTATAGAGCTAATAACAGAAAGTATAATGCAAAGGGAATTCAGACCGTAGCTAATATTAAGTTTAACGGACAGAATACCACCCACGATCTGGATGTTGGGATTCGCTATCATAAAGACTCCGAGGATCGTTTTCAATGGAATGACGGATATGCTATCAGAAATAATAATTTATACAAAACGTCCAGCGGTGCTCCCGGTTCACAAGATAACAGAGTTGCTGAAACCAATGCTTTTGCAGCACATGTTTTATATAATTTCGGGTATAAAAATCTTAGGATAACTCCGGGGATACGCTATGAAAATATCAATATAAAAAATACCAACTATGGAACCAGTGATCTTGGAAGAAATGGTAGTGATGCCTTAAGGTTATCTGAAAATAAAGTTGATGTATTCATCCCTGGTATCAGTGCATTATATGCTTTCTCAAAAGATTTATCTGTTTTCTCAAGCTTACATAAAGGTTTTTCTCCTCCTGGAACTTCTCCGGGCCAGAAAGCTGAAGAGAGTTTAAATTTTGAGGTGGGAACAAGAGGTTCCATCAAAGGATTATCCGGGGAAGTCATTTATTTTAATAACAATTACAGGAATATGCTGGGGTCCGATGCCAATGCTGCCGGAGGTACCGGGCAAGGGGATTTATTTAATGCAGGCAAGGCCTCAGTTTCCGGGCTAGAAGTATTATTATCTTATAACCCATTGTTCGAAAACAGCACAACTAAACTTCCTATATCTTTTAGCTATACTTATACTTCTACCGAACTAAAAAGTAATTTTAGTAGCCGTGTAGAAGCATGGGGTAATGTAAGCGTGGGAGATGAGATTCCCTATATCCCAAAAAATCAATGGGCAATGAGTGTAGGTTTGGAGCATAAGAGATTGAGCATTTATGTGAACTCAAGATATAACGGCCAGTTCAGAACACAAGCCGGACAGGGAGCGATCCCGGAGCAGGATTTGGTTAAGAGATTCTTTGTAATGGATTTTGCCACAAATTATCAAATAAGCAGACGTTTCACCCTAAGCTGTAATCTACTCAACGTGTTGAATAATAAGTATGCTGTATCCCGCGTTCCTTCAGGACTGCGTCCGGGATTACCTTTTGCAGCCAATGCCGGTGCTTCGTTTGACTTTTAA
- a CDS encoding T9SS type A sorting domain-containing protein, which yields MKTNLLAGLLTKTIVGASLMFMMNTMSFAQIVKTYASSQTNRAYGICVACFVQNPENAVGSNEDDYSTLLVPVGLLGRTEQTLIFSLTNIAADTNKLVIGIGTDQSILTAQLIGGVSVETFLGDVSNNDYTSINNDILKLGGTDASRGALELTMNKPYDRVKISLNSGLLNLNGGFRIYYAYQYKDPFISFMAHNEDGQITLSGNIPVEGSEVTLVNTSGKEVYRTKLRSKTFEANQPTGVYIMTLQTKEGKIYSKKIMIK from the coding sequence ATGAAAACTAATCTATTAGCGGGCCTTTTGACAAAAACAATAGTCGGGGCTTCTTTAATGTTCATGATGAACACGATGTCTTTTGCACAAATCGTTAAAACGTATGCAAGCAGCCAAACCAACCGAGCTTATGGTATTTGCGTAGCTTGTTTTGTACAAAACCCAGAAAATGCAGTGGGTAGTAACGAAGATGACTATTCCACCCTACTTGTCCCTGTAGGTCTACTAGGAAGAACGGAACAGACTCTGATATTCTCTTTAACAAACATTGCAGCTGATACTAACAAGCTTGTTATTGGTATTGGTACAGACCAATCTATCCTAACTGCCCAATTAATAGGCGGTGTATCTGTAGAGACATTCCTTGGAGATGTTTCTAATAATGATTATACAAGTATCAATAATGACATTCTTAAACTTGGTGGTACAGATGCAAGCAGAGGAGCTCTTGAGCTTACTATGAATAAACCTTATGACCGCGTTAAAATAAGCCTTAATTCCGGTCTGCTTAACCTTAACGGAGGATTCCGTATTTATTACGCATACCAATACAAAGATCCATTCATTTCTTTCATGGCTCATAACGAAGACGGACAGATTACCCTTAGCGGAAACATTCCTGTAGAAGGATCGGAAGTTACCTTAGTGAATACTTCAGGAAAAGAAGTTTATCGTACTAAGCTGAGATCAAAAACGTTTGAAGCGAATCAACCAACAGGAGTTTACATTATGACCCTTCAGACTAAAGAAGGAAAAATTTACTCTAAAAAAATTATGATTAAATAA
- a CDS encoding T9SS type A sorting domain-containing protein: MKKIYLLTLLLFFAFFTNAQITVQGVPRNDIKQGTVLKNQLKTTTAAVTDFSAIQYWVGTGTNKAAFVVQWNDSKTPDALVWGFRWNGTATGEDMLKAIAQADHRFFSLLYQGTSFGTAVGGLGFDLNGQGTNALYKNANATYPLYPVNGIINTTAYDFDSYTAADAASDHWQSGWTTGYWSYWVKNPTDTDFAYSSLGASNRVLENGSWDVWNFSPGMADHPISTTLTPVSAYSAPTSFTNGYFMVNEEWFGHTNGSVNFINNNGQINYRVYSNANNNQAFGATTQYGTIYGDKFYFISKQAADGGDTQYTPGGRLVVANATTMQKIAGFNAIGGGDGRSFLGVNEHKGYIGTTTGIFLFDIDNLQVGSLVAGTNGKGQIGNMIRTSQHVYAVTQNGGILVINPNTNAIVQTIAGAFYSIVQAKDGSIWAIQQQKLVNIDPATFATTEYAIPTTKYIGDWGAWYAGRLTYSTQQNALYWINSISSFASGTKIVKFDATSKTFNENFATLPGQDGTYKQIPYGAALRVNPVTDELILNTTESGYGAHYQKNWIHTFSNAGALTNTKTLNDYYWFPAITVFPDNNAPVVSNAFPSQTTVNNTTTIDLKTVVSDMDNLSVAIVKSVKSNSNSSIVKAVINANDVLVLTPQGTGTATVVISFNSNGKLVEKSLIVNASMATLGTAEVKKLELGIYPNPTTDILNIKTQDKVLNTTIYDISGKSVNAQLNGGQLNVSMLPKGMYILKVVTDKVVYQQKFIKN, translated from the coding sequence ATGAAAAAGATCTATCTTTTAACCCTTCTCTTATTTTTTGCATTTTTCACCAATGCACAAATAACGGTTCAGGGAGTACCCCGAAATGATATTAAACAGGGTACGGTATTAAAAAACCAACTTAAAACTACAACAGCAGCAGTGACTGATTTTTCTGCTATCCAGTATTGGGTAGGAACAGGAACTAATAAAGCAGCTTTTGTGGTACAGTGGAATGATAGCAAAACCCCCGATGCCCTGGTTTGGGGATTCAGGTGGAACGGAACTGCTACCGGAGAAGATATGCTGAAAGCTATTGCGCAGGCAGATCACCGTTTTTTTTCCTTGCTTTACCAGGGAACTTCGTTCGGAACTGCTGTCGGAGGGCTTGGCTTTGACCTGAACGGTCAGGGTACAAATGCTCTTTATAAAAATGCAAATGCTACCTATCCTTTGTATCCTGTGAATGGTATTATCAATACGACAGCCTATGATTTTGACAGCTACACAGCTGCGGATGCTGCTAGTGACCACTGGCAATCAGGCTGGACAACCGGATACTGGTCTTATTGGGTAAAGAACCCTACAGATACTGATTTTGCATATTCGAGTTTAGGAGCCAGCAACCGTGTTTTGGAAAATGGTTCATGGGATGTTTGGAATTTTTCTCCGGGAATGGCAGATCATCCTATTTCAACAACATTAACACCAGTATCAGCTTATTCAGCACCGACTAGTTTTACCAACGGTTATTTTATGGTGAATGAAGAATGGTTTGGGCATACCAATGGTTCTGTGAATTTTATAAATAACAATGGACAGATTAACTATCGTGTATATAGTAACGCTAATAATAATCAGGCTTTTGGAGCAACAACACAGTATGGTACGATCTATGGGGATAAGTTTTATTTTATTTCAAAACAAGCTGCTGACGGCGGGGATACTCAATATACACCTGGAGGAAGACTTGTCGTAGCTAATGCTACAACGATGCAGAAAATTGCCGGATTTAACGCGATCGGCGGCGGAGACGGAAGATCCTTTCTTGGGGTTAATGAACATAAAGGATATATAGGAACTACTACCGGAATTTTCTTATTTGATATCGATAACTTACAAGTGGGAAGCTTGGTTGCAGGTACTAATGGAAAAGGACAGATCGGAAATATGATTCGCACTTCTCAGCATGTATATGCCGTAACACAGAATGGAGGAATTCTGGTTATTAATCCTAACACTAATGCGATAGTTCAGACAATTGCAGGGGCTTTCTATTCTATTGTACAGGCGAAAGACGGTAGCATTTGGGCAATTCAGCAGCAGAAATTGGTTAATATCGATCCTGCGACTTTTGCCACGACAGAATACGCGATTCCTACAACGAAATATATCGGTGACTGGGGAGCGTGGTATGCAGGAAGGCTTACCTACAGTACTCAGCAGAATGCTTTATATTGGATCAACTCTATAAGTTCATTTGCTTCGGGAACCAAGATTGTAAAATTTGATGCGACCTCTAAGACATTTAATGAAAACTTTGCAACATTACCGGGCCAGGATGGCACATATAAACAAATTCCTTACGGAGCTGCATTACGTGTGAACCCTGTAACTGATGAACTGATTCTAAACACAACAGAGAGCGGATATGGTGCTCATTACCAGAAAAACTGGATACACACTTTCAGTAACGCAGGAGCATTAACCAATACCAAGACATTAAATGACTATTATTGGTTCCCGGCAATAACAGTTTTCCCGGATAACAACGCTCCTGTTGTAAGTAATGCATTTCCTTCGCAGACTACAGTGAATAATACCACTACTATTGATCTAAAAACGGTAGTTTCCGATATGGATAATTTATCAGTAGCTATTGTTAAATCGGTAAAGTCTAATAGTAATTCTAGTATTGTTAAAGCAGTAATTAATGCGAATGATGTTTTGGTTTTAACGCCACAAGGTACAGGAACAGCTACTGTAGTGATCAGTTTCAATTCAAATGGAAAACTGGTAGAAAAATCACTTATCGTAAATGCAAGTATGGCTACTTTAGGAACTGCTGAGGTTAAAAAGCTTGAACTGGGAATCTATCCAAACCCAACTACTGATATCCTTAACATTAAAACTCAGGATAAAGTATTGAATACTACTATTTATGATATTTCCGGAAAATCGGTTAATGCTCAGTTAAACGGTGGACAATTGAATGTGAGTATGCTTCCTAAAGGAATGTACATTCTAAAAGTGGTTACGGATAAAGTAGTTTATCAACAGAAGTTTATTAAAAATTAA
- a CDS encoding YncE family protein, protein MKKINFYLLAFVLFFLFSCRTDEYVPKEETETGIALPENTAIKGFYILNEGNMGSNKCTLDFFDYTTGSYRRNIYAEINPNVVKELGDVGNDLQIYGSKLYVVVNVSNKIEVLDAKTAKRIKTIQLQNCRYIKFKGGKAYASSYAGPVDINPNAPKGKVVEIDTTSLSIQREVTVGYQPEEMEIVGNQLFVANSGGYMVPNYDKTVSVIDLTNFTETKKINVAINLHRLKKDNYGDLYVSSRGDYYNVPSSLYLVDAATGTVKKDFHVAVSEMTIVNDKLYYYGNEFNYNTHSYTKTFGIIDVKTEQVISNKIIDQEYVDAIKAPYGIAVNPITEDIYLTDARNYVSTGYVYCFNKNGRFKWKTEGGNIPAHFAFLYK, encoded by the coding sequence ATGAAAAAAATAAACTTTTACCTTCTTGCTTTTGTCTTATTTTTTCTGTTTTCATGCAGAACAGATGAGTACGTCCCGAAAGAAGAAACGGAAACCGGTATTGCACTGCCGGAAAATACTGCCATTAAAGGCTTTTATATTCTGAATGAAGGGAATATGGGAAGCAATAAATGCACCCTGGACTTTTTTGATTATACCACGGGAAGCTACCGGAGAAATATCTATGCTGAGATAAACCCGAATGTGGTAAAGGAGCTGGGAGATGTCGGCAATGATCTGCAAATCTATGGAAGCAAGCTGTATGTAGTTGTGAATGTATCCAATAAAATCGAAGTATTGGACGCTAAAACAGCTAAACGTATTAAAACGATTCAGTTACAGAATTGCAGGTATATTAAATTCAAAGGGGGAAAGGCTTATGCAAGCAGTTATGCCGGTCCTGTTGATATTAATCCCAATGCACCTAAAGGGAAAGTCGTAGAAATCGATACTACATCACTTTCCATACAAAGAGAGGTTACTGTAGGGTATCAGCCCGAAGAAATGGAGATCGTAGGAAACCAATTATTTGTTGCCAATTCCGGGGGATATATGGTTCCGAACTATGATAAGACTGTTTCTGTAATAGATCTTACCAACTTTACGGAGACGAAGAAAATCAATGTAGCGATCAATCTCCACCGTCTTAAAAAGGATAATTATGGAGACTTGTATGTCAGCTCCAGAGGAGATTACTACAATGTTCCGTCAAGCTTGTATTTGGTGGATGCTGCTACGGGAACCGTGAAAAAAGATTTTCATGTGGCAGTGAGTGAAATGACCATTGTTAATGACAAGCTGTACTATTATGGAAATGAGTTTAATTATAACACCCATTCTTACACCAAGACTTTCGGGATTATTGATGTAAAAACCGAACAGGTTATTTCCAATAAAATTATTGACCAGGAATATGTAGATGCTATTAAGGCTCCTTATGGTATTGCTGTAAATCCTATAACGGAAGACATTTACCTTACTGATGCCCGGAATTATGTATCCACAGGCTACGTCTATTGTTTCAATAAAAATGGACGCTTTAAGTGGAAAACTGAGGGCGGGAATATCCCGGCTCATTTTGCTTTTTTATATAAATAA